In Serratia liquefaciens ATCC 27592, the genomic stretch CGGCCCCGGCACCGTGCCCCAGGATCAGGGGAATGGTTCCGGCGATAAAGGCGATAGAGGTCATCACGATCGGCCGCAGTCGCAGACGGCAGGCTTCCAGCGCCGCTTCCATGATGCTTCTGCCCTGCAGCTCAAGTTCGCGGGCGAACTCGACAATCAAAATGGCGTTTTTACAGGCCAGCCCCATCAATACCACTAACCCTACCTGGACGAACACGTTGTTGTCGCCGCCGGTCAGCCAGACGCCGAACAGTGCCGACAGCATGGTCATCGGCACGATCAGGATCACCGCCAGCGGCAGCGTCCAGCTTTCGTACAGCGCCGCCAATGCCAGGAAGGCCAGCAGTACCGCCACCGGGAACACAATAATCGCCGCATTGCCCTGGGTTGACTGTTGGTAGCTCAGGTCGGTCCATTGGATGTTCATACCGTTCGGTAACAGCTTATTGGCCATGCTGGTCAGTTCACTCATTGCCTGTGACGATGACAACACCCGAGGATCGGCATCGCCAATCAGGTCCGCCGCCGGGAAACCGTTGTAGCGGATCACCGGGTCCGGGCCGTAGGTGGTGCTGATGCTGACCATGCTGCCAATCGGCACCATTTCACCCTTATCGTTACGTGTGCGCAGGTTGGCGATATCCTCCACGCTGTCGCGGAACTGACCATCAGCTTGGGCCATTACTTTCCAGGTGCGACCGTAGCGGTTGAAGTCATTGATGTATGACGAACCAAGGTAGGTCTGCAGCGTGCTGAACAATCCGTTAAGCGGTACGCCTTGCGCCTTGGCCTTGTCGCGGTCAATTTTTGCGTCCAACTGCGGCACGTTGGCCTGATAAGACGAAATAGGGAAGCCCATGCCCGGCGTTTGCATGATGGCACCCGACATCGTATTGATCGCAGTCTGCAGCGCGCCATACCCCAGACCGCCACGATCCTGAATATACAGTGAATACCCGGAGCCCTGACCGATGCCGAGAATGGGCGGTGGCATGATCGAGAAGGCGAAGCCTTCCTGGATCTGTGAAATCTTGGCGTTAATTTCGGCGTTAATCTGCGCCGCACTGCGGGTGCGGGTGCTTAACGATTCAAGCGCAAAGAACACGGTGCCGGTGTTGGGCGTATTGGTGAACTGCAACGCATTCAAACCGGGGAAGGAGACTGCATCGGTTACGCCGTCGACGCTCAGGCCGATAGCGCTCATCTTGCGGATCACCGCATCGGTACGCTCCAGTGACGAACCTTCCGGCATTTTCACCCCGCCAATCAGGTAAAGTTTGTCCTGAGTCGGGATAAATCCGCCCGGAACGGTTTTAAACATCACCCCGGCGGCACACAGCAACAGCACGTACACCACAAATACCGCGCCACGCTTGCCTAACGCACGTGAAACCCCACGCTGATAACGTTGCGAACTGTTGGCAAAGAAGCGGTTGAACGGGCGGAACAGCCAACCGAATAACCGATCGATCAGGCGTGACGGCATGTCCTTCGGCGCACCGTGCGGTTTGAGCAACAGCGCTGCCAATGCGGGTGACAGGGTCAGCGAGTTGATGGCGGAAATCACGGTCGAAATGGCGATAGTGACGGCAAACTGCTTATAAAACTGGCCGGTAACGCCGGAAAGAAACGCCATCGGGACGAACACGGCGCACAGCACCACGGCGATGGCAATAATCGGGCCGGAGACTTCGCGCATTGCCTGATGCGCTGCCGCCAGCGGCGACAGACCTTCTTCAATATTACGCTCGACGTTTTCCACCACCACGATGGCGTCGTCGA encodes the following:
- the sdeB gene encoding multidrug efflux RND transporter permease subunit SdeB, yielding MDFSRFFIDRPIFAAVLSILIFVGGVIAIPLLPISEYPDVVPPSVQVRAEYPGANPKEIAETVATPLEEAINGVENMMYMKSVAGSDGVLVTTVTFRPGTDPDQAQVQVQNRVAQAEARLPEDVRRQGVTTQKQSPALTLVVHLVSPSGKYDSLYLRNYATLKVKDELARLPGIGQVQIFGAGEYAMRIWLDPNKVASRGLTASDVVTAMQEQNVQVSAGQLGAEPMPTRSDYLLSINAQGRLQTEEEFGNIILKSGDNGEIVRLRDVARIEMGSGSYALRAQLNNKDAVGIGIFQAPGANAIELSNAVRAKMAELSTRFPDGMSWESPYDPTVFVRDSIRSVIDTLLEAVLLVVLVVILFLQTWRASIIPLLAVPISIVGTFAALYLLGFSLNTLSLFGLVLAIGIVVDDAIVVVENVERNIEEGLSPLAAAHQAMREVSGPIIAIAVVLCAVFVPMAFLSGVTGQFYKQFAVTIAISTVISAINSLTLSPALAALLLKPHGAPKDMPSRLIDRLFGWLFRPFNRFFANSSQRYQRGVSRALGKRGAVFVVYVLLLCAAGVMFKTVPGGFIPTQDKLYLIGGVKMPEGSSLERTDAVIRKMSAIGLSVDGVTDAVSFPGLNALQFTNTPNTGTVFFALESLSTRTRSAAQINAEINAKISQIQEGFAFSIMPPPILGIGQGSGYSLYIQDRGGLGYGALQTAINTMSGAIMQTPGMGFPISSYQANVPQLDAKIDRDKAKAQGVPLNGLFSTLQTYLGSSYINDFNRYGRTWKVMAQADGQFRDSVEDIANLRTRNDKGEMVPIGSMVSISTTYGPDPVIRYNGFPAADLIGDADPRVLSSSQAMSELTSMANKLLPNGMNIQWTDLSYQQSTQGNAAIIVFPVAVLLAFLALAALYESWTLPLAVILIVPMTMLSALFGVWLTGGDNNVFVQVGLVVLMGLACKNAILIVEFARELELQGRSIMEAALEACRLRLRPIVMTSIAFIAGTIPLILGHGAGAEVRGVTGITVFAGMLGVTLFGLFLTPVFYVTLRRMVTRKARQQTA